From the Acidilutibacter cellobiosedens genome, one window contains:
- a CDS encoding GNAT family N-acetyltransferase has product MKIEALKDEKTEDFIMYCKKHRMEIDDSFLYDEDLKDFKIGEENPTYIVTDYQEKLIAAISLIVDDYARRDKKARFRIFHSEIEDISIYNMLMKAILNHTKGLDKVSLFVPAVNKKLIGFIERLNFAIERYSFILVRDDMKIPELNLPQDYEIRPFQPGKDEKTWCDVRNAGFAKLQGSEAPINSETVTKMISSDDNIEGGMMILYHKDKPVGIVRGSADEYEDLPIMNIGPLAVIPEYQGKGLGRILLRASLNFAKERAYNRTILCVNAENERARALYLQEGFKQVEKAICYKYDLRTKMK; this is encoded by the coding sequence ATGAAAATTGAAGCTTTAAAAGATGAAAAAACGGAAGATTTTATAATGTACTGTAAGAAGCACAGAATGGAGATCGATGATTCTTTTTTATACGATGAAGATTTAAAAGATTTTAAGATTGGAGAGGAAAATCCCACTTATATCGTTACCGATTATCAGGAAAAGCTGATAGCAGCTATCTCACTTATTGTTGATGATTATGCCAGAAGAGATAAAAAGGCACGTTTCAGAATATTTCATTCGGAAATTGAAGATATTTCAATTTATAATATGCTTATGAAAGCTATTTTAAATCATACAAAGGGATTAGACAAGGTTTCTTTGTTTGTCCCGGCAGTAAATAAAAAATTAATCGGATTTATTGAAAGATTAAATTTTGCCATAGAGAGATATTCCTTCATTCTGGTGAGAGATGATATGAAAATACCGGAACTCAATTTGCCTCAAGATTATGAAATCAGACCATTTCAACCTGGGAAAGATGAAAAAACTTGGTGTGATGTCAGAAATGCAGGATTTGCAAAACTTCAGGGAAGCGAGGCGCCCATTAATTCGGAAACGGTTACAAAGATGATTTCAAGTGATGACAATATAGAAGGTGGGATGATGATACTATATCATAAGGATAAACCCGTAGGTATAGTCAGGGGAAGTGCGGATGAATATGAAGATTTACCAATCATGAATATAGGCCCTCTTGCCGTTATACCGGAATATCAGGGAAAAGGCTTGGGAAGAATTCTCTTAAGAGCTTCGCTGAATTTTGCAAAGGAAAGGGCTTATAACAGGACAATACTTTGTGTAAATGCAGAAAATGAAAGAGCAAGGGCTTTATATCTCCAAGAGGGATTTAAACAAGTTGAAAAGGCCATATGTTATAAATATGATTTGAGAACAAAAATGAAGTAG
- a CDS encoding ABC transporter permease, whose amino-acid sequence MKSYLDLIGQYGRVHKKKNRITVWCIAIAVCLVTAIFGLADMAVRAQTIYQINSQGNWHLIIKNIDEEKAKLIGNRVDVAVSGWVLQGSNGILRDKPLAFVGMNEALAPEMTLVLQDGFYPQKSNEALLNNLAMKQKNISVGDTATVTLPNGEQKEYKIVGSFKDMSMLLKADTYGLVLSESGIRAIADKNFIARYYIQFKHGANMRKAIDEIKDNYHLSEDQVSENAVLLGLTGQSRNSYVMYLYRTAAVFFVMVLTAGVLMIASSFNMSVLERIQFFGLLRCLGASKKQVKKFVLTEGIHFSLNGIPIGLLLGTLILWGSCAFLKYVNPAFFGDMPLFGISWISLISGVVVGFLTVILASLSPCKRAAKVSPLSAVTGNVGQSNVLQSKRAVKTMHKRVEIAMGIHHAFVSKKNILLMTGSFAMSIILFLTFHVTVDFMHQAIQPLKPYAPDISVISGDNTTSLSEDLFEQIKNNPGVNRAYGRMFAYDIPATSTQGDGKINLISYEKNQFEWAKKQLTEGSVDEVVKEEDKVLIVYSDDLKWKKGDRIDLEFPSGEKNVEIAGILSSSPFDSAPGTQTVICSEKTFKKLTGKRGYTIIDMQMKKDASDETVSQIRNMTTSQMRFSDRRQGNKEAKTAFYTYAIFIYGFLVIIGSITVFNIINSMNVSVSSRMNQYGMMRAVGMSGKQLHRMVTAEAVTYAVCGCLTGCILGLPLHRFIFHSMITSHWGLKWQPPFVVLVFIIGITFLATFLSVIGPVKKISKMDIVNVVNAQ is encoded by the coding sequence ATGAAAAGTTATTTAGATTTGATTGGGCAATACGGAAGAGTTCATAAGAAGAAAAATAGAATTACGGTATGGTGTATTGCGATTGCCGTATGTCTGGTTACGGCTATTTTCGGCTTAGCGGATATGGCAGTCCGTGCCCAAACTATATATCAGATCAATTCCCAGGGAAATTGGCATCTTATTATTAAGAATATTGATGAGGAAAAAGCAAAGTTAATCGGCAATAGGGTAGACGTAGCAGTTTCCGGATGGGTTCTACAGGGCAGCAATGGCATTTTACGGGATAAACCCCTTGCCTTTGTTGGGATGAATGAAGCTCTTGCCCCGGAAATGACTCTTGTTTTGCAGGATGGTTTTTATCCCCAAAAATCGAATGAAGCCTTGCTGAATAATCTGGCAATGAAGCAAAAAAATATTTCTGTCGGTGATACGGCTACGGTTACACTTCCAAACGGTGAACAGAAGGAATATAAGATTGTTGGTTCCTTTAAAGACATGAGTATGTTACTTAAAGCTGATACTTATGGATTGGTTCTCTCTGAAAGTGGAATCAGGGCTATTGCGGACAAAAATTTCATAGCTCGTTACTATATCCAGTTTAAACATGGTGCCAATATGAGAAAGGCTATTGATGAAATTAAAGATAACTATCATCTTTCAGAGGATCAGGTTTCTGAAAATGCTGTACTTCTTGGATTGACCGGACAAAGCCGTAACAGCTATGTGATGTATCTTTATAGAACGGCTGCAGTATTTTTCGTGATGGTGCTGACTGCAGGAGTATTGATGATTGCAAGCAGCTTTAATATGAGTGTTCTTGAACGTATTCAGTTTTTTGGACTGTTGCGCTGCCTTGGAGCATCTAAAAAACAGGTTAAAAAATTTGTTCTTACGGAAGGAATTCATTTCAGCTTAAATGGTATTCCAATAGGTTTGTTGTTGGGAACTCTTATTCTTTGGGGATCTTGTGCTTTTTTAAAATATGTCAATCCTGCATTTTTCGGCGATATGCCCCTATTCGGTATCAGCTGGATTAGCTTGATTTCAGGAGTGGTGGTTGGGTTCTTAACAGTTATTTTAGCCTCTCTTTCTCCCTGTAAAAGGGCAGCAAAAGTATCTCCTCTCAGTGCGGTAACCGGTAATGTCGGACAAAGCAATGTACTTCAATCCAAAAGAGCGGTAAAAACTATGCATAAACGGGTGGAAATTGCCATGGGTATTCATCATGCTTTTGTCAGCAAAAAAAATATCTTGTTAATGACCGGTTCTTTTGCTATGAGTATCATCCTATTTTTAACCTTTCATGTAACGGTGGATTTTATGCATCAGGCAATACAGCCTTTGAAACCATATGCTCCTGATATTTCAGTTATCAGTGGAGATAATACCACTTCCTTAAGTGAAGATCTTTTTGAACAGATTAAAAATAACCCGGGAGTAAACCGTGCTTATGGCCGTATGTTTGCTTATGATATACCGGCTACAAGTACACAAGGGGATGGAAAAATCAATTTAATTTCATATGAGAAAAACCAGTTTGAATGGGCGAAAAAACAGCTTACAGAAGGAAGCGTTGATGAGGTAGTAAAAGAAGAGGATAAAGTCCTGATCGTATATTCCGATGACCTTAAATGGAAAAAAGGCGATAGAATTGATTTGGAGTTTCCATCAGGAGAAAAAAATGTTGAAATTGCCGGGATACTATCGTCAAGCCCATTTGACAGTGCTCCGGGAACTCAAACCGTAATTTGTTCCGAAAAGACATTTAAAAAATTGACCGGAAAACGGGGTTACACTATTATTGATATGCAAATGAAAAAGGATGCAAGTGACGAAACAGTTTCTCAGATAAGAAACATGACCACATCCCAAATGAGATTTTCCGACAGGCGACAAGGTAATAAGGAAGCCAAAACTGCTTTTTATACCTACGCAATCTTTATTTATGGATTTTTAGTGATTATCGGGTCCATCACGGTATTTAACATTATTAACAGCATGAATGTCAGTGTTTCCAGCAGGATGAATCAGTATGGAATGATGCGGGCAGTAGGGATGTCAGGCAAACAGCTTCATCGTATGGTAACAGCAGAAGCCGTTACTTATGCGGTCTGCGGATGTCTAACAGGTTGTATTTTGGGCCTGCCCTTGCACAGATTTATTTTTCATTCCATGATTACCTCCCACTGGGGACTTAAATGGCAGCCTCCCTTCGTTGTCCTTGTCTTCATTATTGGCATTACATTTTTGGCTACTTTCCTATCTGTCATTGGGCCGGTGAAGAAAATCAGTAAGATGGATATTGTAAATGTAGTAAATGCACAATAA
- a CDS encoding GNAT family N-acetyltransferase, whose product MNIEIKKLTPELVDDFFRFFEHIAFPDHPEWGCGCYCCFFHANNIEEWENQTAEENREIARKMILSDKMKGLLAYADGKPVGWCHFDDKSKLPGLKVFYPQVIGNEENIGAIVCFTIAQQYRNKGIAKKLLSQACGELEKQGFLIAEAYPQRECASDEENYHGPLSMYLSQGFSVHKELEKEVIVRKYLRN is encoded by the coding sequence ATGAATATTGAAATTAAAAAACTTACACCTGAATTAGTGGATGATTTCTTTCGGTTTTTTGAACACATTGCATTCCCAGATCACCCTGAATGGGGATGCGGATGTTATTGCTGTTTTTTTCATGCAAACAATATTGAAGAATGGGAAAATCAGACGGCGGAAGAAAACAGGGAAATTGCAAGGAAGATGATTTTGTCTGATAAGATGAAGGGCCTGTTGGCATATGCAGATGGCAAACCTGTGGGATGGTGTCATTTTGATGATAAATCCAAACTTCCCGGATTGAAAGTATTCTATCCTCAAGTGATAGGTAATGAAGAAAATATTGGTGCTATTGTGTGTTTTACAATAGCTCAGCAGTATCGAAATAAAGGCATAGCTAAGAAACTATTGTCCCAAGCATGTGGGGAATTAGAAAAGCAGGGTTTTTTAATTGCAGAAGCCTATCCTCAGCGGGAATGTGCTTCCGATGAGGAAAACTATCATGGCCCTCTCTCGATGTACCTTTCCCAAGGGTTTTCGGTTCATAAGGAATTGGAAAAAGAAGTGATTGTACGTAAATACTTAAGAAACTAA
- a CDS encoding sensor histidine kinase translates to MKLFVNKDIRYFFWKISIALIIALLSGLIFSQVIIHDFKAQLLTNNYEIAGYMLKHGVSPSDVSTIFATQKTEQELSLGQEFLKKLGYEVGISNRLFPDVNILLLRYRLILAMLVVIVSILILTAFFLYFRRQQNDIEKANDSINSFMNGNTVIQINGYEEGSLSKLFASVNEMATSLNAHIEREKYTKEFLKETISDISHQLKTPLTALRMYNEIIQEESGNEETVEKFTGNIEKALTRMEILIQNLLKIAKFDSGTIIMNKKEKNIRVLMEKIISDFETRREQEHKNITLNGSNNVALYCDEVWITEAIGNLVKNSLDHMERGGEVKITWEETPAITRIIIKDNGAGIHPEDIHHIFKRFYRSRFSQDTQGIGLGLSLAKSIVEAHNGTITVESTLGEGSIFTLDFLKLTNM, encoded by the coding sequence ATGAAATTATTTGTAAATAAAGATATTCGTTATTTTTTTTGGAAAATTTCCATTGCCTTAATAATTGCTTTACTGTCTGGACTAATTTTTTCCCAGGTAATTATTCATGATTTTAAAGCTCAGCTCCTTACTAATAATTATGAGATCGCAGGGTATATGTTGAAACATGGAGTTAGCCCTTCTGATGTTTCAACTATTTTTGCAACCCAAAAGACGGAACAGGAGCTTTCATTAGGGCAAGAATTTTTAAAAAAATTGGGATATGAAGTAGGAATCAGTAATCGGCTTTTTCCCGATGTAAATATACTCCTACTAAGATATCGTTTAATTTTAGCAATGCTTGTAGTTATAGTCAGTATACTTATTTTAACTGCTTTTTTTCTGTATTTCAGACGTCAGCAAAATGATATTGAGAAAGCAAATGATTCTATTAACAGCTTTATGAACGGTAACACCGTTATACAAATCAATGGCTATGAAGAAGGTAGCCTGTCTAAACTCTTTGCTTCTGTCAATGAAATGGCAACCTCATTAAATGCTCATATTGAAAGAGAAAAATATACAAAGGAGTTCTTAAAGGAAACTATTTCAGACATTTCTCATCAACTGAAAACACCACTGACCGCCCTAAGAATGTACAATGAAATCATTCAGGAAGAAAGCGGAAATGAAGAAACAGTAGAGAAATTTACAGGCAATATAGAAAAGGCATTGACTCGTATGGAAATTTTAATTCAGAACCTCTTAAAGATTGCAAAATTTGATTCGGGAACGATCATAATGAATAAAAAAGAAAAAAATATTCGGGTACTCATGGAAAAGATTATATCTGATTTTGAAACACGCAGGGAACAGGAACATAAAAATATCACATTAAATGGATCAAATAATGTCGCCCTCTATTGTGATGAGGTTTGGATAACGGAAGCCATCGGAAACCTTGTTAAGAATTCCCTGGATCATATGGAAAGAGGAGGGGAAGTTAAAATCACATGGGAAGAAACGCCGGCCATTACAAGAATTATAATAAAAGATAATGGTGCGGGCATTCATCCCGAGGACATCCACCATATCTTTAAACGTTTTTACAGAAGCCGGTTTTCTCAGGATACACAAGGGATCGGGTTAGGACTGTCTTTGGCAAAATCCATCGTGGAAGCTCATAACGGTACTATTACTGTGGAAAGCACATTAGGGGAGGGCAGCATCTTTACACTGGATTTTTTGAAGCTTACAAATATGTAA
- a CDS encoding ABC transporter ATP-binding protein, whose translation MELLEVKNLCKTYGKGDTKVEALKDMSFSVSKGEFVAVVGESGSGKSTLLNAIGALDTPTSGKVFIDGKDIFSMGEEKLTIFRRRNIGFIFQSYNLIPELNVEQNIIFPLLLDYQKPNRKYVEEILEVLGLRDRKNYLPRQLSGGQQQRVAIGRALITHPMLILADEPTGNLDSKNSNDVVTLLKAASRRYQQTILMITHNKNIASMADRVLQISDGILTDLGGRAE comes from the coding sequence ATGGAACTGTTAGAAGTGAAAAATCTTTGTAAAACATATGGAAAGGGAGATACAAAAGTTGAAGCACTGAAAGACATGTCCTTTTCTGTTTCCAAGGGTGAATTTGTTGCTGTGGTCGGAGAATCGGGATCCGGAAAAAGTACCCTTTTAAATGCGATTGGTGCATTGGATACTCCTACATCCGGTAAAGTTTTTATTGATGGTAAGGATATTTTTTCCATGGGAGAGGAAAAACTGACGATTTTTCGCCGCCGAAACATTGGGTTCATATTTCAATCTTATAATTTAATCCCGGAACTTAATGTAGAACAGAATATTATTTTCCCTCTGCTTCTTGACTATCAAAAACCAAATCGGAAATATGTAGAAGAGATTTTAGAGGTATTGGGATTGCGGGATAGAAAAAATTATCTTCCGCGGCAGCTTTCGGGCGGTCAGCAGCAAAGGGTTGCTATCGGGAGAGCATTGATTACCCATCCAATGTTGATTCTTGCTGATGAACCGACGGGAAACCTTGACAGCAAAAACAGCAATGATGTTGTTACTCTTTTGAAAGCTGCCTCCAGACGATATCAGCAGACAATTCTTATGATTACCCACAATAAGAATATTGCTTCTATGGCTGACCGTGTATTGCAGATTTCCGACGGCATACTGACTGATTTGGGAGGTAGGGCTGAATGA
- a CDS encoding ABC-ATPase domain-containing protein, with protein MKNYGELQKLLFSIDGRGYSAYKEIKGEYDFGKYILSIDHVQADPFAPPSKCRIIISRKEANFPDELLDTKDKIIASSDFLTRAFSDSIYRFNKGERGTGKSGLLTIDRCGQEMLERTSVLINKNHIEVRFEIGLPANGRRVLGKAANHIFSDILPQIVEDGVLYKNIDQKTMKKQVDLILDQEYIRRQLDKKGLIAFIANGSVLPRESGISDRPLLKGAIPFKSPDSFEIEFLLPNHGLIKGMGIPRGITLIVGGGYHGKSTLLKALEMGVYNHISGDGREFVITRKDAVKIRAEDGRSVEKVNISPFINNLPNNKDTVKFSTDNASGSTSQATNVMEALEAGTKLLLIDEDTSATNFMIRDGRMQKLVSKDKEPITPFIDKVRPLYKEYEVSTILIVGGSGDYFDVADQVIMMDEYVPKDVTVTAKNIANTVGYEREKAEENNFGSITSRVPLKSAFIKSGKEGRIKPKGHYTILYGRSAIDLSSLEQLTDESQTNCIAAMIDFLGKRVFDDNISISEAADKLFKQIENSGLDSISPYTGHPGNLALPRKHELCGAINRYRELRIKA; from the coding sequence TTGAAAAACTATGGTGAACTTCAAAAATTATTGTTTTCAATAGATGGAAGAGGATATTCCGCTTATAAAGAAATAAAGGGAGAATATGACTTTGGGAAATACATACTTTCTATTGACCATGTCCAGGCAGATCCCTTTGCCCCTCCGTCTAAATGCCGTATCATTATATCTCGGAAAGAAGCTAATTTTCCTGATGAATTGTTAGATACCAAGGATAAAATAATAGCCTCCTCAGATTTTTTAACACGAGCTTTTTCAGACAGTATTTATCGTTTCAATAAAGGAGAAAGAGGAACAGGGAAAAGCGGTCTTTTAACTATTGACCGTTGCGGACAGGAGATGCTTGAAAGAACGTCGGTATTGATAAACAAGAATCACATTGAAGTGAGGTTTGAAATTGGATTGCCTGCCAACGGAAGAAGAGTCTTAGGTAAGGCGGCCAATCATATTTTTTCTGATATTCTTCCTCAGATTGTGGAAGATGGAGTTCTCTATAAGAATATTGATCAAAAGACTATGAAAAAACAGGTAGATTTAATTTTAGATCAGGAATATATTAGAAGGCAATTAGATAAAAAAGGGCTGATTGCATTTATTGCCAACGGTTCTGTCTTACCGAGAGAAAGCGGTATATCGGATAGACCTTTACTTAAAGGAGCAATTCCATTTAAAAGTCCTGATAGTTTTGAGATTGAATTTTTATTGCCAAATCATGGGTTGATAAAAGGAATGGGAATTCCCCGGGGAATAACTTTAATTGTAGGAGGAGGATATCATGGGAAATCCACATTGCTGAAAGCCCTTGAAATGGGAGTTTACAACCACATATCAGGTGACGGAAGGGAATTTGTTATTACCAGAAAAGATGCGGTGAAAATACGTGCTGAAGATGGCCGCAGTGTTGAAAAGGTCAATATCAGCCCCTTTATCAATAACCTTCCCAATAATAAGGATACAGTTAAATTTTCTACAGACAATGCCAGTGGAAGCACTTCTCAGGCAACTAATGTTATGGAAGCCTTGGAAGCAGGTACCAAACTTTTATTGATAGATGAGGACACTTCGGCGACTAATTTTATGATAAGAGATGGAAGAATGCAGAAATTGGTTTCAAAAGATAAGGAACCCATTACTCCTTTTATTGACAAAGTGAGACCTCTATATAAAGAATATGAAGTTTCTACCATATTGATTGTAGGAGGATCAGGTGATTATTTTGATGTAGCTGATCAGGTTATTATGATGGATGAATATGTTCCGAAGGATGTTACTGTAACAGCTAAGAATATTGCAAATACCGTTGGATATGAAAGAGAGAAGGCAGAAGAGAATAATTTCGGGAGCATTACATCTCGGGTTCCTCTTAAATCAGCATTTATCAAAAGTGGGAAGGAAGGAAGAATTAAACCTAAAGGACATTACACTATTTTATATGGAAGATCAGCTATTGATCTGTCAAGTTTGGAACAGCTTACAGATGAGAGCCAGACAAATTGTATTGCTGCAATGATTGATTTTTTGGGGAAACGAGTATTTGATGATAATATATCGATTTCCGAGGCGGCGGATAAACTGTTCAAACAAATAGAAAATTCGGGATTGGACAGTATTTCACCTTATACAGGGCATCCGGGGAATTTAGCATTACCCAGAAAACATGAACTATGCGGAGCAATAAACCGTTATAGAGAACTGAGAATAAAAGCCTGA